In Corynebacterium aquatimens, one genomic interval encodes:
- a CDS encoding PhoH family protein: protein MFDPSVSQLDRRDHPLENYHTNTTVKTYVIDTSVLLSDPWALRKFAEHHVVLPLVVITELEQKRHHPELGWFARQALRFLEDLRADYERLDHPMPVNIDGGTLRVELNHQSQANLPVALRGPENDNRILACAHNFLQEGTDVVLVTKDVPLRVKAGAVGLPAQEYRAQDVVLTGYTGMAELEVSGEEIDELYATGFVTVDTEDLPVHCGVALTNGSQSALGRVTPSGVVKLVRGDIDAFGLQGRSAEQRVALDVLLDDSVGIVSVGGRAGTGKSALALCAGLESVLERGQHKRIIVFRPLYAVGGQNLGYLPGDEMEKMNPWSQAVYDTLEGVVSDNVMEEVAARDLLEVLPLTHIRGRSLHDAFVIVDEAQSLERNVLLTVLSRLGRGSRVVLTHDVAQRDNLRVGRHDGVQAVIEKLKGQDLFAHITLQRSERSQIAELVTDLLEEHA, encoded by the coding sequence ATGTTTGACCCTTCTGTTTCTCAGCTCGACCGGCGTGACCACCCGCTGGAGAACTACCACACAAACACGACCGTGAAGACCTACGTGATTGACACTTCGGTGCTTCTTTCAGACCCGTGGGCTCTACGGAAGTTTGCGGAACACCACGTTGTTCTGCCTCTCGTGGTCATCACGGAACTCGAGCAGAAACGTCATCACCCAGAGCTTGGCTGGTTCGCCCGCCAAGCTCTTCGCTTTTTGGAGGATCTTCGCGCCGACTACGAGCGGCTCGACCACCCGATGCCCGTCAACATCGACGGCGGCACCCTCCGTGTGGAACTGAATCACCAGTCCCAGGCGAACCTTCCTGTCGCCCTGCGCGGCCCCGAGAACGACAACCGCATCCTCGCCTGCGCGCACAATTTCCTCCAGGAAGGTACCGACGTTGTCTTGGTGACCAAAGATGTTCCCTTGCGCGTCAAAGCGGGTGCCGTGGGCCTGCCAGCCCAGGAGTACCGCGCGCAAGACGTGGTTCTGACGGGTTACACCGGCATGGCAGAATTGGAGGTCTCAGGGGAAGAGATCGACGAGCTCTACGCCACCGGCTTTGTCACGGTCGACACAGAGGACCTTCCGGTTCATTGCGGTGTCGCGCTCACTAACGGTTCCCAGTCGGCTCTTGGCCGCGTTACGCCGTCAGGCGTCGTCAAGCTCGTGCGCGGTGACATTGACGCCTTTGGCCTCCAGGGCCGCAGCGCGGAGCAACGCGTCGCGCTCGATGTGCTTCTCGACGACTCGGTGGGCATCGTCTCCGTCGGCGGCCGCGCAGGTACAGGAAAGTCTGCCTTGGCGTTGTGCGCGGGGCTGGAAAGCGTGCTTGAGCGCGGACAGCACAAGCGCATCATCGTCTTCCGCCCGCTGTATGCCGTGGGTGGCCAAAACCTGGGCTACCTGCCTGGCGACGAAATGGAAAAGATGAACCCCTGGTCTCAGGCCGTCTACGACACCCTCGAAGGCGTTGTGTCCGACAACGTCATGGAGGAAGTCGCAGCCCGTGACCTGCTCGAGGTACTACCGCTCACGCACATCCGCGGCCGCAGCCTCCACGACGCCTTCGTGATCGTGGACGAAGCCCAGTCGCTGGAGCGCAACGTTTTGCTCACCGTCCTGTCCCGCCTCGGCCGCGGCTCCCGCGTTGTGCTCACCCACGACGTCGCCCAGCGCGACAACCTGCGCGTCG
- a CDS encoding LGFP repeat-containing protein has protein sequence MRNTTVRTFGAAAAALALSAGLVACGDDKGETTTTETSVVETEATETNVETNTVTPSEDADAAGADAEGETVEVETQDGEKVLVPAELKKSMDDIERDNWGTPFKVVNEDDKYLVEYDAEKNVVYSKETGGIKLVGEIARVWKEGGALANPIGIPVEAEAKNADDNGWSQKFENGTISWMVKDGKWTAETM, from the coding sequence ATGCGTAACACCACTGTTCGTACGTTCGGCGCCGCTGCTGCGGCACTCGCTCTGTCCGCTGGCCTCGTTGCTTGTGGCGACGACAAGGGCGAGACCACGACCACTGAGACCTCCGTTGTGGAGACCGAAGCTACCGAAACCAACGTAGAGACCAACACGGTCACCCCGTCCGAGGACGCTGACGCTGCCGGCGCCGACGCTGAGGGCGAGACCGTCGAGGTTGAGACCCAGGACGGCGAGAAGGTGCTGGTCCCGGCTGAGCTGAAGAAGTCCATGGACGACATCGAGCGCGACAACTGGGGCACGCCGTTCAAGGTTGTCAACGAAGACGACAAGTACCTCGTTGAGTACGACGCTGAGAAGAACGTTGTGTACTCCAAGGAGACCGGCGGCATCAAGCTCGTTGGCGAGATCGCCCGCGTCTGGAAGGAAGGCGGCGCCCTTGCTAACCCGATCGGCATCCCGGTCGAGGCTGAGGCAAAGAACGCTGACGACAACGGCTGGAGCCAGAAGTTCGAAAACGGCACCATCTCCTGGATGGTCAAGGACGGCAAGTGGACCGCTGAGACCATGTAA